A section of the Clostridium sp. TW13 genome encodes:
- a CDS encoding AraC family transcriptional regulator gives MDFKHEMIQFNDDIPIKLYNGKVLSKEDPNHINTITKHWHSNIEIFYIITGSIDLWVNSEKYELGHDNLMAININEIHSSQYKQNGEGVLLQIPYEFVKIYYPNIDGISFVCNSTLKSEDGNKYSKLKGMLKDLECIYNERKDGYILKSYSLIFDILFELVTNFSISKPDKESISSRKNLDRLTEIVDYIKDNKKLDLSLEMVAEKVNLTPQYFSKFFKKYMGISYIKYLNSLRLESAYRELINTDLSIINIAIENGFSDVKAFNKLFKNVYGSNPGEYRKNKKG, from the coding sequence ATGGATTTTAAACATGAAATGATACAATTTAACGATGATATTCCAATTAAATTATATAACGGGAAAGTTCTTTCAAAAGAAGATCCTAATCATATAAATACAATAACTAAACATTGGCACAGTAATATAGAGATATTTTATATTATTACAGGGAGCATTGATTTATGGGTTAATTCAGAAAAATATGAATTAGGTCATGATAATTTAATGGCTATTAACATAAATGAAATTCATTCATCACAATATAAACAGAATGGTGAAGGAGTTTTGTTGCAAATTCCTTATGAGTTTGTAAAAATATATTATCCTAATATAGACGGCATTTCATTTGTATGTAATTCAACTTTGAAATCAGAGGATGGTAACAAATATTCTAAGTTAAAAGGTATGCTAAAAGATTTGGAGTGTATATATAACGAAAGAAAAGATGGATACATATTGAAATCATATAGTTTAATCTTTGACATATTGTTTGAGTTAGTAACAAACTTTAGTATAAGTAAGCCTGATAAAGAAAGTATAAGTAGTAGAAAGAATTTAGATAGATTAACTGAAATAGTAGATTATATAAAAGATAACAAAAAATTAGATTTGTCTTTAGAGATGGTAGCAGAAAAGGTGAATTTGACTCCACAATATTTTTCTAAGTTTTTTAAGAAGTATATGGGAATATCCTATATCAAATATTTAAACAGTTTAAGACTTGAAAGTGCATACAGAGAACTTATAAATACAGATTTATCAATAATCAATATTGCTATAGAAAATGGATTTTCAGATGTTAAAGCGTTTAATAAACTATTTAAAAATGTTTATGGTTCTAATCCAGGTGAATATAGAAAAAATAAAAAAGGTTAA